From the bacterium genome, one window contains:
- a CDS encoding ThuA domain-containing protein — protein MPTPGQDGAGAPVTIVLLAGRVKVPDRIGHHDYLAGCRLLAGLLEQTNGVRAVVVAEGWPADESLLQAARCVVVYAGGAHKSPLLATPERSATIERLAQAGVGLVMIHQAVSYPADRAAQAAAWIGGAHVAGHGARGHWPASHREFPAHPVTRGVAAWDSHDGWLREIRFVDGLRGVTPLVWSSRQRRDGREGGTDDVVAWAYERPHGGRAFCYTGLDGHAAWSAAGVRQLLVNGTLWAAGLPIPNGGAPCAIAASALSAYLTPRGSRRAWIGKLMRRGLRRLTAGRADRRAP, from the coding sequence ATGCCGACTCCAGGACAGGACGGCGCGGGCGCGCCGGTCACCATCGTGCTGCTGGCGGGTCGGGTGAAGGTTCCCGACCGTATCGGGCATCACGATTACCTGGCCGGCTGCCGTCTGCTCGCCGGCCTGCTGGAACAGACGAACGGGGTGCGCGCGGTGGTCGTCGCCGAGGGGTGGCCGGCGGACGAATCCCTGCTCCAGGCCGCGCGCTGCGTCGTCGTCTACGCCGGCGGCGCCCACAAGTCGCCGCTGCTCGCCACGCCAGAGCGCAGCGCGACGATCGAGCGCCTGGCGCAGGCCGGCGTCGGCCTGGTGATGATCCACCAGGCCGTGTCGTATCCAGCCGATCGCGCGGCGCAGGCGGCGGCGTGGATCGGCGGGGCGCACGTGGCTGGCCACGGCGCCCGCGGCCACTGGCCGGCCTCGCACCGCGAGTTTCCGGCGCATCCGGTCACCCGCGGCGTCGCCGCCTGGGACAGCCACGACGGCTGGCTGCGCGAGATCCGCTTCGTCGACGGCCTGCGCGGGGTCACCCCGCTGGTGTGGTCCAGTCGCCAACGCCGCGACGGCCGCGAGGGTGGGACGGACGACGTCGTCGCCTGGGCGTATGAACGGCCGCACGGCGGGCGCGCGTTCTGCTACACCGGCCTCGACGGCCACGCGGCGTGGTCGGCCGCCGGCGTTCGCCAGTTGCTGGTCAACGGCACGCTGTGGGCCGCGGGGTTGCCCATTCCGAATGGCGGCGCGCCGTGTGCGATCGCGGCGAGCGCCCTGTCCGCCTACCTGACCCCACGCGGCTCGCGCCGCGCGTGGATCGGCAAACTGATGCGCCGCGGGCTGCGCCGCCTGACCGCGGGGCGCGCCGACCGGCGGGCCCCGTGA
- a CDS encoding SDR family oxidoreductase, whose amino-acid sequence MTTEMKDRTAVVLTGAAGGIGMATSRLLVERGFRVVGTLLDSEDAAPLEALGAQAVRLDVTQPASLREAIARIEALLGDTPLAGLINNAGIADGGPIELLDLDAMRHVFEVNVFGLVAVTQAFLPRLRRSRGRIINISSVSGRVAAPFLASYSASKFAVEAISDCLRRELQPSGIEVVIIEPAVIRTPIWDKALAHDLERYRGTPYEPVIEKALRRIRKGRDRGMEPIEVARVIADALTVIPPPTRIPVLRNRRSFVLAQWMPDWFIDRRIARKVWDATR is encoded by the coding sequence ATGACCACGGAGATGAAGGACCGGACCGCGGTGGTCCTCACTGGCGCCGCCGGCGGGATCGGGATGGCGACCAGCCGCCTCCTCGTCGAGCGCGGCTTCCGCGTCGTCGGCACGCTGCTGGACAGCGAGGATGCGGCGCCGCTCGAGGCGCTCGGCGCCCAGGCGGTGCGGCTCGACGTCACCCAGCCGGCGAGCCTGCGCGAGGCGATCGCGCGCATCGAGGCGCTGCTCGGCGACACCCCGCTCGCGGGCCTGATCAACAACGCCGGCATCGCCGACGGCGGCCCGATCGAGCTGCTCGATCTCGACGCGATGCGCCACGTGTTCGAGGTGAACGTCTTCGGGCTGGTCGCGGTCACGCAGGCCTTCCTGCCCCGCCTGCGGCGGTCGCGCGGCCGGATCATCAACATCAGCTCGGTGTCGGGGCGGGTCGCCGCCCCGTTCCTGGCCTCCTACAGCGCCTCGAAGTTCGCCGTCGAGGCGATCTCCGACTGCCTGCGTCGCGAGCTGCAGCCCTCGGGCATCGAGGTCGTCATCATCGAGCCGGCCGTCATTCGCACGCCGATCTGGGACAAGGCCCTGGCGCACGACCTCGAACGCTATCGCGGCACGCCCTACGAGCCCGTGATCGAGAAGGCGTTGCGCCGCATCCGCAAGGGCCGCGACCGCGGCATGGAGCCGATCGAGGTGGCGCGGGTGATCGCCGACGCGCTGACCGTGATCCCGCCGCCGACGCGCATCCCGGTGCTGCGCAACCGGCGCAGCTTCGTGCTGGCGCAGTGGATGCCGGATTGGTTCATCGATCGACGCATCGCGCGCAAGGTGTGGGACGCGACGCGCTGA
- a CDS encoding SDR family NAD(P)-dependent oxidoreductase, giving the protein MGLTIITGASSGIGRSLARRLAAAGDPVALIARRRPLLDSLVEEIERAGGQAMAIACDVTDRATVRAAVREAETRFGPTERLVANAGGALGSQPFSAEHVAAVVDLNLLGVANCIDAVLPGMLARRAGHLVAVSSLAASRGLPNSAAYSAAKAGLTNMMESLRIDLRPQGVDVTVLLPGFVRIKPGATRRKRNKPLRLELEPATRLMHRAIVARKPYYAFPASLAMLVGIARLLPAALYDRILSGRGPRPKAG; this is encoded by the coding sequence ATGGGGCTGACGATCATCACTGGCGCCTCGTCGGGCATCGGGCGCAGCCTGGCGCGGCGGCTGGCGGCGGCGGGCGACCCGGTCGCGCTCATCGCCCGCCGACGGCCGCTGCTGGATTCGCTGGTCGAGGAGATCGAGCGGGCGGGCGGGCAGGCCATGGCGATCGCCTGCGACGTCACCGACCGGGCGACGGTGCGGGCGGCGGTGCGCGAGGCCGAGACGCGCTTCGGTCCGACGGAACGCCTGGTGGCCAACGCCGGCGGGGCGCTCGGCTCGCAGCCGTTCAGCGCCGAGCACGTCGCGGCGGTGGTCGACCTCAATCTGCTCGGCGTTGCCAACTGCATCGACGCCGTGCTCCCCGGGATGCTCGCGCGACGCGCCGGACACCTGGTCGCCGTCAGCAGCCTGGCGGCCTCGCGCGGCCTGCCCAACTCGGCCGCCTACTCGGCGGCGAAGGCGGGGCTGACCAACATGATGGAGAGCCTGCGCATCGATCTCCGCCCGCAGGGGGTCGACGTGACCGTGCTCCTGCCGGGCTTCGTGCGCATCAAGCCGGGCGCGACGCGGCGCAAGCGCAACAAGCCGTTGCGCCTGGAGCTCGAGCCGGCGACCCGCCTGATGCACCGCGCCATCGTCGCGCGCAAGCCGTACTACGCCTTTCCCGCGTCGCTGGCGATGCTGGTCGGCATCGCCCGCCTGCTGCCGGCGGCGCTCTACGACCGCATCCTCAGCGGCCGCGGACCGCGCCCCAAGGCAGGCTGA
- a CDS encoding cytochrome P450: MTFKSGSTDETINPPALEPTASGAAAPAASDILPPDLLPLLLSGKARDPAPMIAQLREHHPICWIPGVDAWLATRHEDVRLLFAHPSVTADPRAYERFTPPTVAGADRWLGEMPFRATPSDPLSRGRRLVTGALTPRAIARTEACIREIVEQFAAPLRGRRGVVDVMREFALPVSGAVIGRILGVPPKGEDEIRFQMLARRVAKGIRPFRSEQQRQDTESATVEIAEYVLGLVEERRRAPQEDLISELVRASATTGASDDDIVRTVGALVAPGTGTPGVACARALRALLLHPAQLSLLRREPSLLDNAIGELLRYDSGLTLFPRYVLEDLELRGRTLRTGQLVGLSLVGANRDPRVFADPDVLDLRRDTSEALSFGHGPHYCPGVNVARAELHLMLAAALEFLPENARLLEDEVRWSSGGFMSQIKSLPVDFTS, from the coding sequence ATGACATTCAAGTCCGGATCGACGGATGAGACGATCAACCCGCCGGCCCTCGAGCCGACGGCCTCCGGCGCCGCGGCGCCCGCGGCATCGGACATTCTTCCGCCGGACCTGCTGCCGCTGCTGCTGAGCGGCAAGGCGCGAGATCCAGCGCCGATGATCGCCCAACTGCGCGAGCACCACCCGATCTGCTGGATTCCCGGCGTCGATGCCTGGCTGGCGACCCGTCACGAGGACGTCCGCCTGCTGTTCGCACACCCGAGCGTCACCGCCGATCCGCGCGCCTACGAGCGCTTCACGCCTCCAACCGTGGCGGGCGCCGACCGCTGGCTCGGCGAGATGCCCTTCCGCGCCACGCCATCCGACCCGCTCTCGCGCGGGCGGCGTCTGGTGACGGGCGCGCTGACGCCCCGGGCGATCGCGCGGACCGAGGCGTGCATTCGTGAGATCGTCGAGCAGTTCGCGGCGCCGCTGCGCGGGCGGCGGGGCGTGGTCGACGTCATGCGCGAGTTCGCGTTGCCGGTATCGGGGGCGGTGATCGGCCGGATCCTGGGCGTGCCGCCGAAGGGGGAGGACGAGATCCGCTTTCAGATGCTCGCTCGGCGGGTGGCGAAGGGGATCCGGCCGTTCCGCTCGGAGCAGCAGCGACAGGATACGGAATCGGCGACCGTGGAGATCGCCGAGTACGTGCTGGGTCTGGTCGAGGAGCGCCGCCGGGCGCCGCAGGAGGATCTGATCTCCGAGCTGGTGCGGGCGTCGGCAACGACCGGGGCGAGCGATGACGACATCGTGCGGACGGTCGGCGCATTGGTCGCTCCCGGCACCGGGACGCCGGGCGTCGCCTGCGCCCGCGCCCTGCGGGCGCTGCTGCTCCATCCCGCCCAGCTCTCCCTGCTGCGCCGCGAGCCGTCGCTGCTGGACAACGCCATCGGTGAGCTGTTGCGGTACGACAGCGGCCTGACGCTGTTCCCCCGCTACGTGCTGGAGGATCTCGAGCTGCGCGGGCGGACGCTGCGGACGGGTCAGCTCGTGGGCCTCAGCCTGGTGGGCGCCAATCGCGACCCGCGCGTCTTCGCCGATCCCGACGTGTTGGACCTGCGCCGCGACACCAGCGAGGCGTTGAGCTTCGGCCACGGCCCGCACTACTGTCCGGGCGTCAACGTGGCACGCGCCGAGCTCCACCTGATGCTCGCCGCCGCGCTCGAGTTCCTGCCCGAGAACGCCCGCCTCCTCGAAGACGAGGTGCGCTGGAGCTCGGGAGGGTTCATGAGTCAGATCAAGAGCCTGCCCGTCGACTTCACGTCGTAG
- a CDS encoding aspartyl/asparaginyl beta-hydroxylase domain-containing protein, which yields MSATEVLEGIRDRRRQLVRRYGKRAFKRLNRYLARQSQVGDRPVFERELFPWARAFEAEWRTIRGELDGILRYRDALPRLYEVSPENTRISADDNWKSFVLYGFGYRSERNCAMCPETARLLATVPRLETAFFSILAPGAYIPPHKGLAKGLLRCHLGLIIPDDREGCRITLDGVSRSWEEGRVLLFDDTYRHEVRNDTEQDRVVLLFDFERPMRLPGRLVSRALLGLMRRSAYVQDSKRQYLEWEERFKERFFPDDDADD from the coding sequence ATGAGCGCGACCGAGGTGTTGGAAGGCATCCGCGATCGGCGGCGCCAGTTGGTGCGCCGCTACGGCAAACGCGCGTTCAAACGGCTCAACCGATACCTGGCGCGGCAGTCGCAGGTCGGCGATCGGCCGGTGTTCGAGCGCGAGCTGTTCCCCTGGGCGCGCGCCTTCGAGGCCGAGTGGCGGACCATCCGCGGCGAGCTCGACGGGATCCTCCGCTACCGCGATGCGCTGCCCCGCCTGTACGAGGTGTCACCGGAGAACACCCGCATCTCCGCCGACGACAACTGGAAGAGCTTCGTCCTGTACGGCTTCGGCTATCGCTCCGAGCGCAACTGCGCGATGTGTCCGGAGACCGCTCGGCTGCTGGCGACCGTGCCCCGGCTCGAGACCGCGTTCTTCTCGATCCTGGCGCCCGGCGCCTACATCCCGCCACACAAGGGGCTGGCGAAAGGGCTGCTGCGCTGTCACCTCGGCCTGATCATTCCCGACGACCGTGAGGGGTGCCGGATCACGCTCGACGGCGTCTCCCGCAGTTGGGAGGAAGGACGGGTGCTGCTGTTCGACGACACCTACCGGCACGAAGTCCGCAACGACACCGAGCAGGACCGCGTCGTCCTCCTGTTCGATTTCGAGCGCCCGATGCGGCTGCCCGGACGTCTCGTCAGCCGCGCCCTGCTCGGCCTCATGCGGCGCAGCGCGTACGTGCAGGACTCCAAGCGCCAGTACCTGGAGTGGGAAGAGCGCTTCAAGGAGCGGTTCTTCCCGGATGACGACGCCGACGACTGA